In Betaproteobacteria bacterium, one DNA window encodes the following:
- a CDS encoding TIGR04222 domain-containing membrane protein → MNPFQLTGFSFLGFYIVLGVVVFWGLRMWFRHLETADAAPQQNMTDPYLIAHLRAGANEALRVATVALLDRGLLTAVGETLTTKDGNAVGVVQRPIEKAILQRYRTPGEGHDIFKDSAAKSACASYDRVLKNQRMIADGGTYAKRFVPVAVALGVLITVTWTKVTIAFSQGRHNVGFLIALTILFTIIAMVVWFRRRTALGDAMLTDLRSLFARLKGRAKSMRAGGQTNEAALLAAVFGLSALPAANFPFMEKLYPAKSSDGSGCSSSSCSSGSSCGGGCGGGGCGG, encoded by the coding sequence ATGAATCCCTTTCAACTCACCGGTTTCAGTTTCCTCGGCTTTTATATCGTGTTGGGCGTTGTGGTCTTCTGGGGCCTGCGCATGTGGTTTCGCCACCTTGAAACCGCCGATGCGGCGCCCCAGCAGAATATGACCGACCCGTACCTGATCGCTCATCTGCGCGCCGGCGCGAACGAGGCGCTACGCGTGGCTACCGTTGCGTTGCTCGACCGCGGCTTGCTCACAGCCGTGGGCGAAACGTTGACCACCAAAGATGGCAATGCTGTTGGCGTCGTACAGCGTCCGATCGAGAAAGCGATCCTGCAACGCTACCGGACGCCGGGCGAAGGCCACGACATCTTCAAGGATTCCGCCGCGAAGAGTGCCTGCGCAAGTTACGACAGGGTTCTCAAGAACCAGCGCATGATCGCTGATGGCGGCACCTATGCGAAGCGGTTTGTCCCCGTCGCAGTCGCGCTTGGCGTGCTGATCACGGTCACATGGACCAAAGTCACCATCGCATTTTCACAGGGCCGCCATAACGTCGGCTTCCTGATCGCGCTCACAATCCTGTTCACCATCATCGCCATGGTCGTGTGGTTCCGGCGCCGCACGGCGCTCGGTGACGCGATGCTCACGGACCTGCGTTCACTGTTCGCCCGCCTGAAAGGCCGCGCAAAGTCCATGCGCGCCGGCGGTCAGACCAACGAAGCCGCGCTGCTGGCGGCGGTGTTCGGTTTATCCGCCTTGCCCGCAGCAAATTTTCCGTTCATGGAAAAACTCTACCCCGCCAAATCGAGCGACGGCAGCGGCTGCAGTTCTTCGTCGTGCAGCAGCGGTAGCAGCTGCGGCGGTGGTTGTGGTGGTGGAGGCTGCGGTGGGTAA
- a CDS encoding DUF692 domain-containing protein, protein MGKTGNAVQCADRVGIGWRGELAAGIFTNIDRIDLLEIIADDHFRATPRELRALRTLATQTPITLHGVSMGLAGSEPTETRRMESMARLVDALQPESWSEHLAFVRGGGIEIGHLAAPPRTEQNVQAAIANIERATQIVGSAPHMENIATLIDPPASTMDEATWVSAIIAGSRAGLLLDLHNLYANALNFGMDPAELLLRFPLQQVRAVHLSGGKWIPEPAMDNVAGERGKTRMRLLDDHVHDVPDAVFELLARLAQHAPRQLDVIIERDGEYPDFTCLLTQLDAARDALRRGRQQSMAMRKAA, encoded by the coding sequence GTGGGTAAAACAGGAAACGCCGTCCAATGCGCAGACCGCGTCGGCATCGGCTGGCGTGGCGAATTGGCGGCGGGAATCTTTACTAATATCGACCGCATTGATCTGCTGGAAATCATCGCCGATGATCATTTTCGTGCCACACCGCGCGAACTGCGTGCTTTGCGTACGCTTGCCACGCAAACGCCCATCACGCTGCATGGCGTATCGATGGGTCTCGCGGGCAGCGAACCGACGGAAACACGGCGAATGGAAAGCATGGCGCGCCTCGTCGATGCCCTGCAACCTGAATCATGGTCGGAACACCTCGCCTTCGTGCGCGGTGGCGGCATCGAGATCGGCCACTTGGCGGCACCGCCTCGCACCGAACAAAACGTGCAAGCCGCCATTGCCAACATCGAACGCGCCACACAAATTGTCGGTTCCGCTCCGCACATGGAGAACATCGCCACGCTGATCGATCCCCCCGCGAGCACAATGGATGAAGCAACGTGGGTGTCGGCCATTATTGCCGGCAGTCGCGCGGGGTTGTTGCTGGACCTGCATAACCTCTATGCCAATGCGCTGAATTTCGGAATGGACCCGGCAGAATTGTTGCTGCGATTTCCGCTGCAGCAAGTGCGGGCGGTGCATCTGAGCGGTGGCAAATGGATCCCGGAACCGGCAATGGACAATGTTGCCGGGGAGCGTGGAAAGACGCGAATGCGATTGCTTGACGATCACGTCCACGATGTGCCGGATGCCGTGTTTGAGCTACTCGCACGGCTGGCCCAGCATGCGCCGCGGCAACTCGATGTCATTATCGAACGTGACGGCGAGTATCCGGACTTTACCTGCCTGCTCACGCAACTGGATGCCGCACGTGATGCCCTGCGGCGTGGCCGGCAACAATCCATGGCCATGCGGAAGGCCGCATGA
- a CDS encoding efflux transporter outer membrane subunit — protein sequence MKLKCNKRSVMTIIVASAIMSACAIGPDYQRPAMDVPTAYKEQGDWKQAEPKDELIRGKWWQVFADNQLNTLAEQVDVSNQNLKAAEARYRQATAFAQSARTGFFPTISAGASSTRSSAASARSGGNSSTATNHSLTANVAWELDVWGRIRRQLESGNASAEASAADLEAVRLSLQSELAISYFQLRVSDQQKQLFDDTVAAYERSLELTKNRYNVGVAAKSDVIQAEAQLKSTIAQAIDLGVQRAQLEHSIAVLIGKAPGGFSLPREQFTLKMPVMPAGMPSTLLERRPDIAGAERRVMAANAQIGVAKSAWFPALSLSASGGYASPTLADWISAPNRFWSLGPQLALTLLDFGKRSSAVDQAVASWDQAVANYRETVLEGFQEVEDNLSALRILEQESIVQDDAVRAARESVALTLNQYKAGTVSYLNVVTVQASLLSNERTAVSLLGRRLAAAVGLIRALGGGWSVAELTQGK from the coding sequence ATGAAGTTGAAGTGCAACAAGCGAAGCGTGATGACAATAATCGTTGCATCGGCAATCATGAGCGCCTGCGCCATCGGCCCCGATTACCAGCGTCCTGCGATGGACGTGCCGACCGCCTACAAGGAACAGGGCGACTGGAAACAGGCTGAGCCGAAAGACGAACTGATACGCGGCAAGTGGTGGCAGGTATTTGCCGACAACCAGCTGAACACATTGGCCGAACAGGTCGATGTTTCCAATCAGAACCTGAAAGCCGCCGAAGCCAGATACCGGCAGGCAACCGCTTTTGCACAGTCGGCCCGCACGGGATTCTTCCCGACGATTTCGGCTGGCGCCAGTTCCACGCGCAGCAGTGCCGCGTCCGCGCGGTCGGGTGGCAATAGCAGTACCGCGACCAATCACAGCCTGACCGCCAATGTCGCGTGGGAACTCGATGTTTGGGGCCGCATCCGCCGCCAGCTGGAATCGGGTAATGCATCGGCGGAGGCGAGCGCGGCGGATTTGGAAGCGGTGCGCCTCTCGCTGCAATCCGAGCTGGCGATCAGCTATTTCCAGTTGCGCGTGAGTGATCAGCAAAAACAGTTGTTTGACGATACCGTCGCCGCCTACGAAAGATCGCTGGAGCTGACGAAGAACCGCTACAACGTCGGCGTGGCGGCAAAGTCCGATGTGATCCAGGCCGAGGCGCAATTGAAAAGCACCATCGCGCAAGCCATCGATCTCGGTGTTCAGCGCGCGCAGCTTGAACATTCCATCGCCGTATTGATCGGCAAAGCGCCGGGCGGGTTCTCGTTACCGCGCGAGCAATTCACGCTGAAGATGCCGGTGATGCCGGCTGGCATGCCCTCAACCCTGCTTGAACGTCGTCCCGATATCGCCGGTGCGGAGCGGCGTGTCATGGCCGCCAACGCGCAGATCGGCGTGGCGAAATCGGCGTGGTTCCCCGCGTTATCGTTGTCCGCATCGGGTGGCTATGCCAGTCCGACACTCGCCGACTGGATCAGTGCGCCGAATCGCTTCTGGTCGCTGGGTCCGCAGCTTGCGCTGACCTTACTTGATTTCGGCAAGCGCTCGTCCGCGGTCGACCAGGCCGTCGCATCCTGGGATCAAGCCGTCGCCAACTATCGCGAGACGGTGCTGGAGGGATTCCAGGAAGTCGAGGACAACCTGTCGGCACTTCGTATCCTCGAACAGGAATCCATTGTGCAGGACGATGCCGTGCGCGCCGCCCGCGAATCGGTGGCCCTTACCCTCAACCAGTACAAGGCCGGGACCGTGAGCTACCTGAACGTTGTCACCGTGCAGGCGTCGCTATTGTCCAACGAGCGTACCGCGGTAAGCCTGCTGGGGCGGAGATTGGCCGCCGCAGTGGGGTTGATCCGGGCGCTGGGTGGCGGTTGGAGTGTGGCGGAGCTGACGCAGGGGAAATAG
- a CDS encoding multidrug efflux RND transporter permease subunit, producing the protein MNISEPFIRRPVATTLLTLGVTLAGALAFKLLPVAPLPQVDIPTISVSASLPGASPEVMAATVATPLERAMGRIAGITEITSNSSLGSTNIVMQFELNRSIDGAARDVQAAIQAARTELPTSLPNNPTYRKVNPADAPAMIFALTSDAYSPGQVYDIANTIVAQKIAQVSGVGQVSVGGSSSPAVRVELNPTTLNKYGIGFNEVRAAIQANNVNRPKGIVEDGEKSWQIYANDQAKKAADYLPIIVAYRNNAPVRLGDVAEVVDSVQDLRNAGFANGKPSVVVVVTAQPNANIIETVDRVLALVPTLQASIPASIDMNLVMERTTTIRASLREAERTMLIAVALVIMVVFLFLRNWRAALIPAVAVPVSLIGTFSFMYLVGYSLDNLSLMALTIATGFVVDDAIVVLENVSRHLEKGVPPFEAALRGAREVSFTVVSMSLSLIAVFIPILLMGGIIGRYFREFAVTLSIAILVSLVVSLTTTPMMCARLLRNPPAPNVARPPGRFTRWGTNLVTAAGARIHLGYEKSLRWALRFPFLVFLTLVAAVGLNIYLYVALPKGFLPQQDTGRIFGNIQADQSISFQAMRSKVVEFVDIVLTDPDVVNVAAFTGGGQRNSGRMFMSLKPLKERSASAEQIAARLRLKLAKVAGANLFLVPAQDFRAGGRSSNASYQFTLQGDDVNELRKWAPLLQNALMDATEMTDVNTDQQVKGLQMSLVIDRATASRMGVTTANIDSALYLAFGQAQVSTIYSASNQYRVVMEAAPQYWQSPEALNGIYVLSSTRGQVPLSAFARYEPTTAALSINHQGQFAATTLSFNLTDGVALSTAIQKIRDTMARIGVPNTITGTNQGTAKIFQQGLENQPWLILAALLTVYVVLGMLYESYIHPLTIISTLPSAGVGALLALWATGTELSIIALIGIILLIGIVKKNAILMIDFAIDAERKRGLSARDAIFEACMLRFRPIMMTTMAALLGAVPLAIGFGDGAELRKPLGISILGGLILSQLLTLYTTPVVYLYLDRFSFWCQRKFRRKGAGQTDAITLEA; encoded by the coding sequence ATGAATATTTCCGAGCCATTTATCCGCCGGCCAGTGGCCACCACACTGCTGACACTCGGTGTCACGCTGGCGGGCGCGCTCGCGTTCAAGCTGCTGCCGGTGGCGCCGCTGCCGCAAGTGGATATTCCCACCATCTCGGTGTCGGCATCCCTTCCGGGTGCCAGCCCGGAGGTGATGGCCGCGACGGTGGCGACGCCGCTGGAGCGTGCGATGGGCCGCATCGCGGGTATCACGGAGATCACGTCGAATTCATCGCTGGGTAGCACCAACATCGTGATGCAGTTCGAATTGAACCGCAGCATCGATGGTGCGGCGCGCGATGTGCAGGCGGCGATTCAGGCGGCGCGTACCGAACTTCCGACCAGCCTGCCCAACAATCCGACCTATCGCAAAGTGAATCCCGCCGACGCCCCGGCGATGATTTTTGCGTTGACCTCGGATGCCTATTCACCGGGGCAGGTCTATGACATCGCCAACACCATTGTCGCGCAGAAGATCGCGCAGGTGAGTGGTGTAGGTCAGGTATCGGTCGGCGGTAGTTCGTCGCCCGCGGTGCGCGTGGAATTGAATCCGACCACGCTCAACAAATACGGAATCGGCTTCAACGAAGTGCGCGCCGCCATCCAGGCCAATAACGTCAACCGGCCCAAAGGCATTGTCGAGGACGGTGAGAAAAGCTGGCAGATATATGCCAACGACCAGGCAAAGAAAGCCGCCGACTATTTGCCCATCATTGTCGCCTACCGCAATAATGCGCCCGTGCGACTCGGTGATGTTGCCGAGGTCGTCGATTCGGTGCAGGACCTGCGCAACGCCGGTTTTGCCAATGGCAAGCCGTCGGTCGTCGTAGTCGTCACCGCGCAACCCAATGCAAACATCATCGAGACGGTCGATCGGGTGCTGGCGCTGGTGCCGACGCTGCAGGCATCGATCCCTGCCTCCATCGACATGAACCTGGTAATGGAGCGCACCACCACCATCCGCGCCAGTTTGCGCGAAGCCGAGCGCACCATGCTGATCGCGGTGGCGCTGGTGATCATGGTGGTGTTTCTGTTCCTTCGCAATTGGCGCGCGGCGCTGATTCCCGCCGTGGCGGTACCGGTGTCGTTGATCGGCACGTTTTCATTCATGTATCTGGTCGGCTACAGCCTCGATAACCTGTCGCTGATGGCGCTCACCATCGCTACCGGGTTCGTTGTCGACGATGCCATCGTGGTGTTGGAAAACGTCTCGCGGCATCTGGAAAAAGGTGTGCCACCATTCGAGGCAGCGTTAAGAGGCGCGCGCGAAGTGAGCTTCACGGTGGTGTCGATGAGCCTGTCGTTGATCGCGGTTTTCATCCCGATCCTGTTGATGGGCGGCATCATCGGCCGCTATTTCCGAGAGTTTGCGGTCACACTGTCGATCGCGATCCTGGTATCGCTGGTGGTATCGCTGACTACTACTCCGATGATGTGTGCGAGATTGCTGCGCAATCCGCCCGCGCCGAATGTTGCCCGGCCGCCGGGTAGATTCACGCGCTGGGGCACGAATCTGGTGACCGCGGCAGGCGCGCGAATTCATCTCGGCTACGAGAAGAGCCTGCGGTGGGCGCTGCGGTTTCCTTTCCTCGTATTCCTGACGCTGGTCGCTGCGGTCGGGCTCAATATTTATTTGTATGTTGCCTTGCCGAAAGGCTTCCTGCCGCAGCAGGATACTGGCCGCATATTTGGCAACATCCAGGCCGACCAGAGTATTTCGTTCCAGGCCATGCGCAGCAAAGTGGTTGAGTTTGTCGATATCGTCCTGACTGATCCCGACGTGGTTAATGTGGCGGCATTCACCGGCGGCGGGCAGCGTAACAGCGGGCGCATGTTCATGTCGCTGAAGCCGCTGAAAGAGCGCAGCGCATCGGCCGAACAAATCGCCGCGCGGCTGCGCCTGAAACTGGCCAAGGTTGCCGGGGCGAATCTGTTCCTCGTCCCGGCGCAGGATTTTCGTGCCGGCGGCCGGTCGTCGAACGCGTCCTATCAATTCACCTTGCAGGGCGACGACGTGAATGAATTGCGCAAATGGGCGCCGCTGCTGCAGAACGCACTGATGGATGCGACTGAGATGACCGACGTAAACACCGATCAGCAGGTGAAGGGCTTGCAAATGAGTCTGGTCATTGACCGCGCGACGGCGTCGCGCATGGGTGTGACCACGGCAAACATCGACAGCGCGCTCTACCTTGCTTTCGGCCAGGCGCAGGTCTCAACCATTTATTCCGCCAGCAACCAGTACCGGGTTGTGATGGAGGCCGCACCCCAGTACTGGCAAAGTCCCGAAGCGCTCAACGGCATTTACGTGCTGTCTTCCACGCGTGGGCAGGTGCCGCTATCGGCGTTCGCCCGCTACGAGCCGACCACGGCGGCGCTGTCGATCAATCATCAGGGACAATTCGCCGCTACCACGCTGTCGTTCAATCTGACCGATGGCGTGGCGCTATCGACCGCGATCCAGAAAATCCGCGACACGATGGCGCGCATCGGCGTACCGAACACGATTACCGGCACCAATCAGGGAACCGCGAAGATATTCCAGCAAGGCCTTGAGAATCAGCCGTGGCTGATCCTTGCGGCGCTGCTCACGGTTTACGTGGTACTGGGCATGCTTTACGAAAGTTACATTCATCCGCTTACCATCATTTCCACGTTGCCGTCAGCGGGCGTGGGCGCGCTGCTGGCGTTGTGGGCGACCGGCACTGAGCTGTCGATCATTGCACTCATCGGCATCATCCTGTTGATCGGTATCGTCAAGAAGAATGCCATTTTGATGATTGACTTCGCCATCGATGCAGAGCGCAAGCGCGGCCTGTCCGCGCGCGATGCGATCTTTGAAGCCTGCATGCTCAGGTTCCGGCCCATCATGATGACGACCATGGCTGCGTTGCTGGGCGCCGTGCCGCTGGCGATTGGTTTCGGCGATGGCGCGGAGCTGAGGAAACCGCTGGGCATTTCGATACTCGGCGGATTGATCCTGAGCCAGTTGCTGACGCTTTACACGACGCCGGTGGTGTACCTGTATCTTGATCGTTTCAGTTTCTGGTGCCAGCGCAAATTTCGACGCAAGGGCGCGGGGCAAACTGACGCGATTACTTTGGAGGCTTGA
- a CDS encoding MdtB/MuxB family multidrug efflux RND transporter permease subunit → MNPSRLFILRPVATSLLMVAILLAGFLGYRQLPLSALPEVDYPTIQIVTMYPGASPDVVTSGITAPLERQFGQMPGLKQMSSTSSGGASVITLQFELTLSLDVAEQQVQAAINAGSNLLPTDLPAPPIYSKVNPADAPILTLGITSKTMQMPAVQNLVDTRIAQKVSQLQGVGLVTLSGGQRPAVRIQANPKALAATGINLEDVRTAIAAANVNQAKGSFDGPVRAYTIDANDQLRSVAEYRAIVIAYKNGAPIYLTDVADVIEDAENVKLAAWMNDTPAIILNIQRQPGANVIEVVDRVKQLLPNLTAALPASIDVMVLTDRTVTIRASVKDVQFELLLAVALVVMVIFLFLRNFSATIIPSVAVPLSLIGTFAVMYLADFSINNLSLMALTIATGFVVDDAIVMIENISRYIEEGDSPMEAALKGSEQIGFTIISLTFSLIAVLIPLLFMGDVVGRLFREFAITLAVSILISAVVSLTLTPMMCARLLKHTPPEKQGRFYRVTGEWFDAIIARYGKILTWVLDRQTATLWVAIGTLALTVLLYIFVSKGFFPIQDTGVIQGISEAPQSVSFESMAERQRRLAQAVLEDPAVQSVSSFIGVDGSNTTLNNGRVLINLKPHAQRPLTASDVIERLKPRLAKLEGIALYMQPVQDLTIEDRISRTQYQFTLESANADVLSEWTHKLVEKLGSLPQLTDVASDLQDQGLQAYVNIDRDTAARLGVTTAAIDNALYNAFGQRLISTIFTQASQYRVVLEVKPEYKRGPAALNDIYVTASSGQQVPISAIATVTEKNASLAINHIGQFPATTISFNLKAGNALGDAVKAIEAAEKELGMPASVRTGFQGAALAFRASLTNTLLLILAAIVTMYIVLGVLYESYIHPITILSTLPSAGVGALLALMVSRTELGIIAIIGIILLIGIVKKNAIMMIDFALEAERKHGKPAREAIFEACLLRFRPILMTTMAALLAALPLMLGTGVGSELRYPLGITMVGGLIVSQVLTLFTTPVIYLAFDRLARRFDSPQHSEQSVSVVEGEQGIGRRE, encoded by the coding sequence ATGAATCCTTCACGCCTGTTTATACTTCGTCCGGTTGCCACTTCGTTGCTGATGGTGGCGATTCTGCTTGCGGGTTTTCTCGGCTATCGCCAATTGCCGCTGTCGGCGCTGCCTGAAGTCGATTACCCGACGATTCAAATAGTCACCATGTATCCGGGCGCCAGCCCGGATGTGGTGACGTCGGGCATCACCGCGCCGCTGGAACGGCAGTTCGGCCAGATGCCGGGCTTGAAGCAGATGTCCTCGACCAGTTCGGGTGGCGCCTCGGTGATCACGCTGCAGTTTGAATTGACACTGTCCCTTGATGTCGCGGAGCAGCAAGTGCAGGCCGCCATCAATGCCGGCAGCAATTTGCTACCGACTGACCTGCCCGCGCCGCCGATCTACAGCAAGGTCAACCCGGCCGATGCGCCGATTCTTACGCTTGGCATCACCTCTAAAACGATGCAGATGCCGGCGGTGCAGAACCTTGTTGATACGCGGATCGCGCAGAAGGTTTCGCAATTACAGGGCGTGGGGCTGGTGACGCTGTCGGGCGGGCAGCGGCCCGCCGTGCGCATACAGGCCAACCCCAAGGCGCTCGCGGCCACCGGTATCAATCTTGAAGACGTGCGCACCGCCATTGCGGCCGCCAACGTCAACCAGGCCAAGGGCAGCTTTGACGGCCCGGTGCGCGCCTACACCATTGACGCCAACGATCAGCTTCGCTCGGTAGCCGAATACCGCGCCATCGTCATCGCTTACAAAAATGGCGCGCCCATCTATCTCACCGATGTCGCCGACGTCATCGAAGACGCCGAGAACGTGAAGCTGGCCGCGTGGATGAATGACACACCCGCGATCATTCTCAATATCCAGCGCCAACCAGGCGCCAACGTGATTGAGGTAGTTGATCGCGTCAAACAATTGCTGCCGAACCTGACCGCGGCGTTGCCGGCATCAATCGATGTAATGGTGTTGACCGACCGTACCGTCACCATTCGCGCGTCGGTGAAGGATGTGCAATTCGAACTGCTGCTTGCTGTCGCGCTAGTGGTAATGGTGATCTTCCTGTTCCTGCGCAATTTCTCGGCCACCATCATTCCCAGCGTGGCGGTGCCGCTTTCGCTGATCGGCACATTCGCGGTCATGTATCTGGCGGATTTTTCCATCAACAATCTCTCACTGATGGCGTTGACGATTGCGACCGGTTTCGTGGTGGATGACGCAATCGTCATGATTGAAAATATTTCGCGCTACATCGAGGAAGGTGACAGTCCGATGGAAGCGGCTCTGAAGGGTTCCGAGCAGATCGGCTTCACCATTATTTCGTTGACGTTCTCGCTGATCGCGGTGCTCATCCCGCTGCTGTTCATGGGCGACGTGGTCGGCCGCCTGTTTCGCGAATTCGCCATCACGCTGGCCGTATCCATCCTGATTTCCGCGGTGGTGTCGCTGACCCTGACGCCGATGATGTGCGCACGGTTGTTGAAGCACACCCCGCCGGAAAAACAGGGCCGCTTCTATCGTGTGACCGGCGAATGGTTCGATGCCATCATCGCCCGTTACGGCAAGATTCTGACCTGGGTGCTGGACCGTCAGACGGCGACGCTATGGGTGGCGATCGGCACGCTGGCGCTAACGGTGCTGCTCTACATATTCGTCTCAAAAGGTTTCTTCCCGATACAGGATACCGGCGTCATCCAGGGAATTTCTGAGGCGCCGCAGTCTGTTTCGTTTGAAAGCATGGCGGAACGCCAGCGCAGGTTGGCGCAGGCTGTTCTGGAAGACCCGGCCGTGCAAAGCGTATCGTCGTTCATCGGCGTGGACGGCAGCAACACCACGCTCAACAATGGACGCGTACTGATCAATCTGAAGCCGCATGCCCAGCGACCACTCACGGCCTCCGACGTGATCGAACGTCTCAAGCCGCGCCTCGCGAAACTGGAAGGCATTGCGCTTTACATGCAACCGGTGCAGGACTTGACGATTGAAGACCGCATCAGCCGCACGCAGTATCAGTTCACGCTTGAGAGCGCCAATGCCGACGTATTGTCCGAGTGGACGCATAAGCTGGTAGAAAAACTTGGGTCGCTTCCTCAATTGACCGACGTCGCTTCCGATTTGCAGGACCAGGGCTTGCAGGCCTACGTGAACATCGATCGCGACACGGCGGCACGCCTCGGCGTGACCACGGCGGCCATCGACAACGCGCTTTACAACGCCTTCGGCCAGCGGCTGATCTCGACCATCTTCACGCAGGCGAGCCAGTACCGCGTGGTGCTGGAAGTGAAGCCCGAATACAAGCGTGGTCCGGCGGCGTTGAACGATATCTATGTCACCGCATCATCCGGGCAGCAGGTGCCGATTTCGGCGATCGCCACCGTCACGGAAAAAAATGCGTCGCTGGCGATCAATCACATCGGACAATTTCCCGCAACCACCATTTCCTTCAACCTGAAAGCCGGCAATGCGTTGGGCGATGCGGTGAAAGCCATTGAGGCCGCCGAGAAGGAATTGGGCATGCCCGCCAGCGTGCGTACCGGCTTCCAGGGAGCGGCGCTGGCGTTCCGCGCCTCGCTCACCAATACGCTGCTGCTGATCCTGGCCGCCATCGTCACCATGTACATCGTGCTTGGCGTACTGTACGAAAGCTACATCCACCCGATTACGATTCTATCCACGCTGCCGTCGGCAGGAGTCGGTGCGCTGCTGGCGCTGATGGTGTCGCGGACTGAGCTCGGTATCATTGCCATCATCGGCATCATCCTGCTCATCGGCATCGTCAAGAAAAATGCCATCATGATGATCGACTTCGCGCTCGAAGCCGAGCGCAAGCACGGCAAGCCCGCGCGCGAAGCTATCTTCGAGGCGTGCTTGCTGCGTTTTCGGCCGATCCTGATGACGACGATGGCGGCATTGCTGGCCGCGCTGCCGCTGATGCTGGGGACGGGCGTGGGTTCGGAACTGCGTTACCCGCTGGGGATCACGATGGTCGGTGGGTTGATTGTGTCGCAGGTGTTGACGCTGTTTACCACGCCGGTAATTTATCTGGCGTTTGATCGGCTGGCGCGGCGGTTCGATTCGCCGCAGCATTCGGAGCAATCCGTATCAGTGGTTGAAGGGGAACAGGGAATTGGGCGTAGGGAATAG
- a CDS encoding MdtA/MuxA family multidrug efflux RND transporter periplasmic adaptor subunit, translated as MGGGAPGKGGGGGGRFGAFDPNRVQPVIAVPARVADINLVQTALGTVAALKVATVKARVDGLLQDVLFREGQIVRAGDVLALIDPKPLQVALSQVEGQLARDQAQLNNARLDLERYRTLLAQDSIAKQQLDAQESLVRQFEGTVKVDQAQVDNARLQLGYTKVSAPIPGRLGLRQVDPGNMIRSSDATGLVVITQIDPITVVFTIPQDNLQRVLKQLKAGEKLAVDAWDREQKNKLATGFLISTDNQIDTTTGTIKLKAQFPNPDGLLFPNQFVNVKMVVDTRKGATVIPLAAIQRGAQGTIVYVVKEDKTTTLRVVKMGPTENDNVAIESGIAPGEVVVTDGIDRLREGAKVEVTVPFVPRQRGPGDPGKRGQWGGKGGGKPAEGAPGSAPAQKAADTKAPEGKPVDSKAPATASVDTKAPAAATKATPDAPKGGGGFRDMTDEQKAEMRKRFEGMTDEQKAEFRKKRQEQRQQNQ; from the coding sequence ATGGGAGGTGGCGCTCCTGGCAAGGGAGGCGGTGGTGGCGGCCGCTTCGGTGCATTTGATCCCAATCGCGTACAGCCGGTGATCGCGGTTCCCGCGCGAGTGGCTGACATAAATCTGGTGCAGACCGCTTTGGGCACCGTCGCGGCACTCAAGGTGGCGACCGTGAAGGCGCGGGTCGATGGCTTGCTGCAGGATGTGCTGTTTCGTGAAGGGCAAATCGTGCGCGCTGGTGATGTGCTCGCGCTAATCGATCCGAAGCCGCTACAGGTAGCGTTGTCGCAAGTCGAAGGCCAATTGGCGCGCGATCAGGCGCAGCTTAACAATGCGCGGCTGGATCTCGAACGCTATCGCACCCTGCTCGCGCAGGACTCGATCGCCAAACAGCAGCTCGACGCGCAGGAATCGCTGGTGCGCCAGTTCGAGGGCACCGTCAAGGTCGATCAGGCGCAGGTGGACAATGCGCGGCTGCAATTGGGCTACACCAAAGTGTCCGCGCCGATTCCCGGGCGCCTCGGTTTACGGCAGGTGGATCCTGGCAACATGATTCGTTCGAGTGACGCCACCGGGTTGGTGGTGATTACGCAGATCGATCCGATTACCGTTGTGTTCACCATCCCGCAGGATAATTTGCAGCGCGTGCTCAAGCAGTTGAAGGCCGGTGAAAAACTGGCCGTCGATGCCTGGGATCGCGAGCAGAAAAACAAGCTCGCCACCGGCTTCCTGATCAGTACCGACAATCAGATCGATACGACCACGGGAACCATCAAACTGAAAGCACAGTTTCCGAATCCTGACGGGCTGCTGTTTCCCAACCAGTTCGTGAACGTGAAGATGGTCGTCGATACGCGCAAAGGGGCGACGGTCATCCCGCTCGCGGCCATCCAGCGCGGCGCGCAAGGCACCATTGTCTACGTGGTAAAGGAAGACAAGACCACCACATTACGCGTCGTGAAAATGGGGCCGACGGAGAATGACAATGTCGCCATCGAATCGGGCATTGCGCCCGGCGAGGTGGTGGTGACGGACGGCATTGACCGTCTACGCGAAGGCGCGAAAGTTGAAGTGACCGTGCCGTTTGTGCCGCGCCAGCGTGGGCCAGGCGACCCAGGCAAGCGCGGTCAGTGGGGTGGCAAGGGCGGTGGAAAGCCGGCTGAGGGTGCGCCCGGGTCCGCGCCTGCACAGAAGGCTGCTGACACCAAAGCGCCCGAAGGCAAGCCAGTTGATTCGAAGGCGCCCGCAACTGCAAGCGTCGACACCAAAGCACCCGCCGCGGCAACTAAGGCGACGCCCGATGCGCCGAAAGGTGGAGGCGGATTTCGCGATATGACCGATGAGCAAAAAGCGGAAATGCGCAAACGCTTCGAAGGCATGACCGACGAGCAGAAGGCGGAGTTCAGGAAGAAACGGCAGGAGCAACGTCAGCAAAACCAGTAA